The segment tatatGACCAGGCAACCTGAATTTCCGATCCAAGTAACTTGTTTTTGAACTACAGCGTCATATTATTGATTTAGAAGGCACAAGAATTCTTAACTAAGAAGTCACccctttttcgaaaaaaaaatttacgaaagtttttaccataaatttattttttcatcaaagtaGATTCAATAGACATATATCGATAGATCAATAgacatttcaaaaaacaagGAGATTCTTAAACTTTATGCTCACAAAATTCACATTTCTGATGTAAGCAAAAGTACAAGCCATTTAAAGAAAACACTCAAGAAGGCACTCCAAGAGAATCACAGAAGCAACGACTTCTTTTAATTCGATCGACAATCATTGCCGGTCTTTAATTGAGTAAGATAATGTTGTAATCAGGGCGTTTAGACATGCAGCTGAGTTTCTGATTTCCATGATAAGAGGAttgttacatttaaaaatttgaatcgaACAAACTATGATGTCGTAAGAAGTCGAAAGTATAATGTCTTTAAGGATGTTTGTTCCAgagttttttattgaaaagaaaagttaagtgaaaattgttgtcttttaatgtttttgaaatCATTGAATATCTCATTAATGGTCAAAAACTatcttttgtgtcatttttatatgaagtttattttaaaatgattctaccaaagtgatttttaaaatctctaaagactttttaattttttgatagtcTGTTCTGTAgcgatttttagtaaaatttataagcTTAAGAGAGCTTTTgagtttcattaaatttttaaacctatattatattaatcaattaaaacatttttcaattttgaaataaataaaatgaatcaataatttttttcacaagcacacaaaaatgtgaatgtCACCCAAATTAACggtaaattattcaaaaaatgcaaaaccaCACAAATTCTAATAATCTTctatttgaaaacaaaaaaaaaacattgaacgAGTTACTTTCTTTAACGTAcgtgaaaaatttagattagATAGAGCAGTTACTgattttctttatattattatttttcaaagctaTTGATGGATTGAgctttattgaaataaatttaaattttaataacaaaaatttgaggCAAATGTAATCACTTTAagttcaaaatatattaagttaaaaaattaggttcaggaaatttaaaagatattataagagcaaattttaaacttttttttttaaacgaaaaggatcttcaaaaaacaattattgacTCATTCGTTCATTGAACAAACGAAACTCTAATCGAACCGTTGCTATATACTCATTTGGGGTATccgtataataaaattttatatccaCTGCCCAGTTATCAGCTTCCATCCAATACGGAATTAAAAGCTGGAGATCCGGTTCCCAATCCTTTTGATAGCGTTGTACAAAAGCTGGTCCAACCACTGAAAATGACGGAACTTCTTCACAAGCATGAGAATCTCTGAAAAATTTGTCTATTTGATTTCTAAACATGCTATCCTTTCCCAAAATCGTGTCACAAACTCTATTagcttaaaaagtttaaaaaaaaaattggaattttggTTTTGAAACTTTCAAAGCGCCCTCTGgtgctaaaattttgtaagagcgatttttactaatttttttttaatttaaattttttgaactttaacatttttttataataggaaataaatcttaacctttttttcttatttttaaaaaatatccgcccattttttattttttttttcatttcagccCAAATCCACACAAAATCCATGTTCCACATTTTCGGATTGACACTGTGAAAATACTAATTAAGATACAATTTGACACCATTTAACGATTTATATTTGTCATCGTATGCATTTCTGCCACACACATGATAATTATTGATTAGAATCGTCATCAATATGTGTATCTTTTCCGGCGGATGCTTCCTTTCTCTACTTGTGTCGTCGCCGATTAAGACAACAAACTcatttgaaaacaaataatgttcatgatgatgatgattattattatgtaaacAATATGTCGTATAAATGACGCTCGAAAGTTatgaatgaaacgaaaaatccataattaaaaatcatgtcGACAGAAACATTAAAGTCAATGGCATATCGATCATCATAGTGCAGCAAAAGTAAGAACCGGGaagtaaaaatcgtaaaaaaaattgaaacaaaagattttttctacaaacaaACGGAGGAAGAGGAGAACGAAATGTCTTTCGGTAAGTGTAAAAGTGGCACGagtttattacattttttatatttttttctctgtttgaataatatttataaaaatttcttcaaatatttaaatttttttttcattgttttttttttgttattattttcgttTAATACGCGCGTGGATATTGTGTAATAAcaagtacgaaaaaaatataaaaaagaagaaaaggagGATGTTTACTATTATTATGACACAATAATTTGTAAGAATTAATTGTTTTGTGAATTGAAACTTGGCGCCTTGTTTCATACTCTTTCTTAAGGGATTTTtagttttgcaattttttaaaattaaaaactattttcgttttctttaaatatttaagtctCGTGccgttatttacaaaaaaagagaaaattgagagattatatttttttttctttaaaaagtaaacattaAGTACAATTTGGTCCCAAATCGTgtcatatcattttttattattaaatatttacaaaataataatgattatataacaaacaaacatctcAACTTTTTGGGACCTAAGACGATAAATGTGTTATTTAGACAATAATAAAACAGATAAGGATCTCGAAAAGGATATCGGTTCAACTTTTGaagaatatcataaaattcaagttaatatTTACAATCAGATAATattatctaataaaaaaaaagaataacagGAAGATCTCAATACTAACActaaacacaataaaaaagaataaaataaacaaaaaaacgtaaataaacgaaataataaaaaatcattaacaaACTATAGAAGGCAATAGAGAGCCGAGGAACAGGACATCTGTTGCACAGattttgggtaaaaaatgATCAGACTTTTTCTCACTACTGATCTAGCACAAAAGTGAGATAATGATAttccaaaaaaagtttttttgaagagCACTTTTGTTGTTATACAATTTGATTTATGACCTTGGCGTTTTGGGTTTTTTTGTTGACTTTTGCAGATTTTATGAGAAAGATGTCTGTTTGTCTGtctcccaaaaaaaaagaaagaaagaaaaggagacaaaagttacaaagaaattttttgagtggATGGCGTTtatattaacatattttttttgacctaaaatttttgttttttttttaaattatataattttattattttagaaaattatataccttttttttataattttcaacattaaatatttaatatttaaaaaaaattaatttttattttataattataaaaattataaataaataaaaattataaattataattatttatattttataaataaattataattatatatttatatttttttttattttattaatttaaaaaattatatattttttttaaactgcctttttgacgattttaaattcaaaaaagatcGTTTCgttagttatattttttttttttacatatttatatGGGAAACTAATTCCGTTTTAGAGTctgtctgaaatttttttttattgacaaattaagatgttattcattttaatttatttaaataattttaataattattatttaattaatttacttattattaaattttattattattaatttttactgatttttttattttattaatctatgattgttattaataaaatataaagccgtcaaattttaaagaatttaaatcaaaaaaaaattaaaaaaataatttcgaagataaatttttaattaaatttgtatttttctaaattttcaaagtaaacttcactaaaaaaattaattaaataaactttgtcataatccaattaattttgacttttgactcgACCTTGGTtctgtttaataattttttaattaaaaaaatattaaattgctttaactaagcgtttttttttcatacatcttaaaaaagtgacaaattgaccaaaattttaccaaatttagtcaaaaaacttttttttctattaaatgcaataaatcaaaaacCGCTTCAGTAATTTCTCCTTGAGAACTTTCATAACTACTTATTCTCTACAAAAGAGTTCACGAATGTCCCTTTCCTCGATACTTTGCATAAGAAAAGAAATCCTCTTCACATGGGTTGGTCCTGCCACTCCTTTTTCTCTCCTTCATTCGTTTTCGGGTTGATCCTTCTTAACAGcattttatcatgaaaaatgCTAATGGAACATTAAAAACCgtaaataaaggaaaataattGGAATATAAAGTTACAGGCAAAATTCTCCAGAGCTTCTCTCATATATTGATATGATAATTAGATAAAAGAGAAGAAACATTAATGAGCATTCATAATTTCATGACAAATCACTCTTTTGGAATCACCCGGAAAGATTTAGAAtcgaatttcaaaagaaatggaACTCCGACGTTGCTTCgagtcgaaaaaaaagagtttcaaCAATACAtgacaatatttaatttaaaactctaTTCAATCATTCAATTAATGTTTGTGTATAGAAAAGGGAAGAggaagtttaaattaattttgtctacAAAATGTGAATAAATACTCATAAATGCGTAATTAAAGTGCTACTCCAtgtcatacaaaaaattattgtttattaaaaatatgaaagaagaaagttaaacatgcaattttttcctctctttttcAACTAATCGagttaaagtgaaataaatttaacttgtaTTTACACTAAACCGTCGAAAACGAATAAACGttcgaacagaaaaaaaatgtgtgaatgaACATTCCTCATAATATTATTAGTATTAGTAGGTCGTTGTACCATCATCATCTTTTGACGGCAGTTCTGCGGCAATTCTATTGTTTCGCCGagttaaaaagcaatttaaagttttaatttttttcgaattacaTTTAACACCGCGTTAAATGCGtctttttgtcatatttcaCGCGAATTGCGAGTCATGTGACAATCTTGATCACGTAGCGCGAAAAGGCACGAAGGGTGACCCAGTTATGCCTCCTTCGAAGTGGATGTCAGGAAATGAAATGCTCGAAATGCGAGACAGCGACCTGAGTTGTTGTTGAATCGTAATTTGGAATTGGATGTCAAGTGAATATGTGAAGTGTTGCACGTGTGCAAGCAATGGAGTGTGGACAACTAGCGGAGGGACAACgagttaatttaaagtttttgtgcaTCGGTGCGAAGCGTCATGCTTGGATCGGGTCGTGCCCAGGAATTCTTTCGTGACTGAAGCGGAGATTTGAGGACAAtgatggtaagtttttttaattttgttggaattttGACGATTGGAAACAGATACAGCAGAATAAGTGACAAATTTTGAGCCTCAGAAAGGAATTACAGAAATGAAGAATGCTTAGAATGAGTTCAAGATTTACTAAATAAAGCAATATTGGAACAAATAAATCACTTAGAGACAGAGGTGGATTAACTGAAAATTGGGCTTAAGGCTATTGGGCCTTTTTTGGCTGTTTATCGTTTTATTATGTTTCGTTTCATGTCTATCTGTCGTCAAACTCCACAAAATGTCAACTGCCTGTTGCGCCACACACGAACCGCCAAATGAGAGAAGAACCGTAAGCTGtgatatttgaaatatttgtcgTCATATAAGAAGAAATCTACTATTTATTAAGTTCTATGTATAAGATGTTATGATTTTGGgcctttttcaacaatttaagggcctattttgaagaattttgctCTATAGGAAGCTCTGAGCCTAAGGCTTCAGTCTTATCAGCCTAAGGGTAAATCCGCCACTGCTTAGAGATCAACAGCGAATCACAGAACAACCTTAAGAgtcaaataattcattaaaaccgAAACGTTAAAGCTCTTACAGTCTCATGAATACGAAAAATGAGAAGTTtctttagaaacaacaaaTGCTAAAAGTAAGCTAAGAATAGCTTATTGAAGAAGATTCAGGACTACCTAAAAACTAACCTTTTCATTCACAATTTCTCTCTGAATCTTTCTCTCAACGATATCTCAAACCTGCATCGAAACCCAGCGgaacaaaactttttaccggaagcttgaaaaaaaaaacgtatctCTCCCAACCGTGCGTTATGAATAATGaaaccaaaacaaaaactatAATAATGATGTAATTTTACACACACATGACAGACAAACACTGAGTATCACTTCACCCAATAATTCTATATTCGTTCCCGTAACATAACCATACCTCTTAtatagacacaaaaaaaataacaaaacatgataatcatcatgattttttaatgccATGCCGGGTCTCAGGTAgcatattaataaaatgtcgAAACATCCAGGAACTTGATTAATTATAGGATGCATTTTCGAGGGATGGTCCTTCGATTTGTTGATTATTTTACTAAACTGAAACGATTAAAAAAGAAGACAACTAGCAATTATGAGTTTCCCCTCTAACAAGACAGGAACAACCTTTTCCATGGTATTCCCGGATTTTGTTTGGATTGTGTAGCAACGCATTTGATCAAACATAAATAAACCTTGAATGAACTTCATATTATGTCGGGAAATCATTGAGCTGAAACGTTGAAAATGCCTGTGCAAAGAAAATGCAAGCCCTTGATCCTATCGAAGAGTCAATACAATGCTATGTGGGCTCATCTGAAGCAGGATAAGGAGAAGGAACAACTAACGAAGTCAGAAGAGGCATATCGGGACTATTTGAAACGAACTTCAGAGGCGATGACTAAGAAATGGGAGAATTCGATCGAAAATACAAGGATTCGGAAAAGCAAGGAACGCGAAAGAGCGAAAGAAACAGCGATTGTTCAaggtattttaagttaaaaataactcTTGAAGATGAAATcctttagataaaattttgcagaTGAGGAATACacgaaaaagttggaaaagatGGACGAAACAAAGCGAcaagaaataattaagaagGCTGAAAAACTAATTGAAAAGAATAAAGTTGGTCCACGGACTCTAGAAAGTGCCGCTTTGCATTGTGAAGTTATGAAAGAAAGAGAAATCCAAGTGAAATTTCGTGCAGAACAAGAACGAATCCGTCGCGAGCAAGAGTTACAGAAAAGTCGTGAGATTCTTGATCAAGCTAAGCAATGGATCAAAAAGTCTTCTGAGAGAGTATTAGCCGATCGACAAAGAAATGACGATTGGAAGCTTGAAGTTAAGAAATTTGCTGACCAGGAAGCGGAAATAAGGAAAGAAAATCAAAGGAAAAAGATTCAAGAGGAACAAGATATGATAAAAGCTGCCAAAGAGCAATACAGGCTTGAGGAAGAAGCAAAGAAAGAATATGAAAGACGTAAAAAAGaggaattcaaacaaaatatgtTAGAAGCAATCGCCATTAAACAAGACAAATCAAAACAAGAACAAACCTATCAAGATGTCGAAAAGGTCATAATCGATACTTATGTCAAAGGAAAGTCAGATATTGTTCTAACAAAACGttcaaaacagaaaattatgcAAGATAATGCGGATTTATTACGTCAAAAAGTCGGTGAGCAATACCTTATCACTCAACGTGAAATCGAAGCCAAAAAGGCAGCAGAAGATGAGAAAATTCGAACCGCCAAAGGTCGCAATGACTTAGACATCATCGAACGTCGCGAACGTGAACGCAAAGAACAAGCTGAACGCATCAAGCAAATGCGAATCGAGCAGCAAAAGAACTACATGCGCGAAAAGGAACtcaagaaaaagaaaagtcaAGAGGAACTTGACAAAGAAGCTATGGAACAAGCACGAAACAAAGCAGTATCCATGTCCTTCAAACAACAACGCGTACAAAGTGCTCGTCGAAAGATGCAGCAACAACGCGAAATGCTCGATGAACAACTCAAAGATCAAGCTGACGTCATACTAACCGATAAGGAAATGGATCGTCGTTTGAGTCATCTGAACTACACATGGGCCATAAATGACGACAAAGCATTCTACACCTACGCCAATTCCTTACTGAAAGACGCTCGCGCCAAAAATCGACCAACGTTGAGTCTCAAACGAGCTGTTGACAGTTATCAACGCAATAACTTGATAAAATGTCGCGATGTCGATAACAGAGACTTTTTATACTCAAAAGTTCCTATAGGTCTCACACATGAAGATCGCGATCCAATTCCGCAACCTGAAGACTTGATCGAAAACCTCAAATTGGACGAACTAAAAGACTTGAATCCGTACAAAAAGGAGAAATAAGACGAGATAATCATATTACACATGCCATAtgtgtttcttcttcttctttacgTTTTTCTCATTTCTGAATCTTCCTgggaacagcaaaaaaataatacatttgTCATAACGTAAATGAGAAGTAttcgaaaattgaaactgagaCGTGCATCTGATTTGATGCTTTTCTTTACAGTAGCAGCTGATATGATATTGACCTGAGAAATTATGGTTAGGTGCATTTATTTATGCTTTACACCTCCTCTCGTACGGATTTCGTGATGCACATATGTGATgcatttctcacaaaaaataataataatgatcatgaataataataatggaatatATCTTATCTTATGAATAAGGACTAAGAAGCTATTTATTTGAAAGTatctttgtttctttttttattttgtttaatcatCACTGTGGGAATAAATAAcagtatcgatttttttttgcccagcgaaagaagaaaataggAAGTAGGTAAAAAATTGACCAGAAAATAAAGTGAAAGGTTGTCAAGTGTTctgaaattttaaggaaaatttaagtttatgtcaattttcttcttgtatAAATACAActtaaattgagatttttttggaattttgaccaaagattaaaaaaaatcattttcagcgaaaaaaaaaaaatttgtggcaaaaaaattattaaataaagttgtagATAAGGAAATGAGAGATTTATTTGATAATGTTTGAAAGTTGAATGGAAAATCACAGCAAAGCAGAAAAGCTTaaacttaagtaaaagtcattttaatttgacttaaatctCGACTTACTTAacttaaatctaaaattttccaaactttttttatgattttttttccaaaaatttgataaaaaaaaatcttcttaattatttcttaattcttAAACTTAATCTTAAACCAAAAGCCTTTTAAGTTGTAACCTGCGACAGGTAATGTCGCGATTACCTGTCGTCGGTTACGAGAGAGATGTCTTTTTTGTGGCAGAGAGAAAAGGAGATAGACGTGCTGGCGATATTCtggataattttggaaaaataaagcgattgtttaattaattgattgagttTTCATAGTTATTGGGGttataaagtcaaaaattttttttttgcttttaacaaattttaaatttaagcctttaagtttaagtcaaaagttttgtGTACCCTTATAAAagcttattttgaaaaatttttccttagaaCTGGAAAATAATCAAAGTATAAATGGATCAAGATTAAGTATTTGGTACTTTACAAGAAACCAAAATCCAtcaagaaaattcattcaattcaaatttctctCCAAACCAGATCagtattttaatgaatgtaaTCCTTTCTCTGCAATGTTTTCCAAAAAACGAATTGAATTATATATCCTGTTGTTATCTAGGtaaatttcttccaaaataACTGCTTGCATATGTCAGTAACATTCcatatttactcaaaattttcatatacaaaCCGAATTTCGATCTATAAATATGGATCTCTTCAAATCTCATTCGAATAGAACACAAAATAGAACATCAAGTGCATCCTCCCGTACACTTTTAATGCAATCGTTCAACTTCAATCCATTCAGATATTCGTTCCGACACTCTGCATATGTTGTTTGCGTGTCGTTTGTTTTACGACCTAGCATATCTATGCTGTCTCTGCCTGTGTAGACGAATTTTTGAGGAGAACCGACGAAACGAAGCATAAACCGTGTACGTGCCATAGACGTACGACGCTGTACGCAAGTAGACCGTATATAGGGACGAAAGTAATACAACTACTGCAAAGGGCCACCAAAACAAATGTGAACTACCGCATTTGGTAATATCAGTCCAAACAGTTCGAACGTGTGTGCTTCGTCtttagtcgaaaaaaaaatttatttaatttttcgtcgtcgtcgttgtttatCACACCATTGTTGAACAAACGGgagaaaaatatacaaatatacGGGATTAAAGTATTACTTGATTgttaaattagataaatttcaCTTGAGACTACCACATGCATAACGGCAAAACAAGCCTAAATTGatgatattaaataaataactaaagtGGAGTTTAACGtacaagaagagaaaaaaattgtgacaaacAATAGATTGTGCAGAGAGAAGATAATAGTGGTTCATTAttgttatattaaatattgtcacacatttttttgttgtgtttattTACAAAGAGTGCATAAAATCGTCttgaagatataaaaaaaactcgttacttgaatcaaaaattattatacaaaaaaagaaaccgttgcctacacattttttttttcgaatgttttatttaaaaaagttttttgagtgCCTTTGacggaattatttattttgtttaatggtTATAAACAAGcgaaattcattcataaaccacacacaaaaaaataaataaatcagagaatggtttagaaaaaaaaagttattaaagtaattttcgaTCGCTTTgtgaaggcaaaaaaaaaataaaaaatataaaaatgagtttaaataataattattacaataCCGAACCAGTTTATATTTCACCAAATAAAAGTGCGGGATTATATtcaggtgagatttttttaaaaaaaattttattaattaaacataattaaagtgaaagaaattaaacgaaaacattttccataaaaGGATGAAATTTCGTGGGATAATTTTGTGATATGACAccaatttttgccatttttaagttttttctatCCAATCAGTGAACAAAATAAAGGAAGGAAGTGCAGATGTGTCTTGTAATATTTGCACCCACATCCAGTTCGAAAAAATATCtctaatgaaagaaaaataaatttaaacaaataaaaatctcagaTTACTCAACTACcagaaaaaattgcaacaacaTCCATTTTCAAGTGTTTTACAGATCATCTTGTTTTGCTTCTTctacattttttccattaccATCATCATTACgaacaaaaacaacattaactatttttttaaacaaataacatAATGCAGCCCTTACCTATCGGTTCACTTTGCATGAAGAAACGGgcagacacagaaaaaaaaattattcaatatttaacaaagttttaaaaaatttaaacattatttcaaactaaaataagcgagaacgaaaaaaaacacgcAGATGTGTTTTTTCTGAAACGGGAGTGatgtgagaaaataaaaaaaaaagtaaaacacgGAGTCAAGTATAATTAAtaggaattttaattttaatggacaCCACTTGCAATGCCAAAAAAACTAGCAGcaggcaaacaaaaaaaaaataaatttgttttcgaCGTGATTTTCTGCTGGGAATCaagataaaagttttgttgATTTGTTCGAGTTGGAAAACTATCGTTTAAAAAGTATTCgggaatgaataaatatttaatgaagaaaagttTCGGGTTTTGTCAGATTTTATCAGGATCGACAGatttctttttaactttttttttattgtacaaaTCTAATAAGTCATTgcaatgtttgtttattatattaaagaaatttagatAAGGGATTTTGGGGAGTTCAGTTTTGCGGTTGTTTTGAATCTCGAGTTAtagatattttataaatttttgattaacgaatgtattttttaaaatagtgaactaattttctcaataacaGCGAGAAATGACATGacatgaaagttttttaaaaatattaaaaggacTAAAGGAATGAAATTTGAGTTAATGCTGATATGATAAAAAGTGCTGTCAAATTAATCGATCGGGCTACGAATAATTTATGAGCATAATAATACTCTTTTTGAAGTTATCAAAGGCATATCAATTATTTAGACATTTGTTCCGAATCTCCAtaattattacatatttacagaaaaattatgtttacaaTCATTAAAAGTCATATAGCTGACACACAGCGAAAAAGTCTTTAACGCAACTGGAAAACTAGACACAATGAATGGATATGTCAAAGAATCCTGATtggatattgaaaattataaacatgATGCAGTTGCACCTGAAGAATACACTATGCCTCTTATATTCTATTTTacaaaatcaagacaaaagaTAATTAGTTTTCGTATAAAGGTGACGTACGTTTAGAGGACAGTCACTTATTCAGTTTCATACAATTTGCTCCGAATGATTAGTTAACATTTGTTGGGATCCTATATCGAGAAGGTACCTCTCtttacgtaaaattttttagaataaaaaaattagaattataaaaattctttagaatATTTATATTCCAATTAGAAGACTATCAAATTCTGAGATAATAATTCCAACACCTTTGAGATGCTCACATGTCGCgcaaaaaaaacagcaaaagaAACCAAATCGACAGCCGACAGCCATCTGAGTTTTGAATTGAGGCATAACGTATTAAgtatatatttgaaattttaaattgcaattAATGATCAACAATTCAGAAATTCACAAATTCCGATCTTCGAGATTCTTACATAAACT is part of the Culicoides brevitarsis isolate CSIRO-B50_1 chromosome 3, AGI_CSIRO_Cbre_v1, whole genome shotgun sequence genome and harbors:
- the LOC134835221 gene encoding golgin subfamily A member 6-like protein 22 — protein: MPVQRKCKPLILSKSQYNAMWAHLKQDKEKEQLTKSEEAYRDYLKRTSEAMTKKWENSIENTRIRKSKERERAKETAIVQDEEYTKKLEKMDETKRQEIIKKAEKLIEKNKVGPRTLESAALHCEVMKEREIQVKFRAEQERIRREQELQKSREILDQAKQWIKKSSERVLADRQRNDDWKLEVKKFADQEAEIRKENQRKKIQEEQDMIKAAKEQYRLEEEAKKEYERRKKEEFKQNMLEAIAIKQDKSKQEQTYQDVEKVIIDTYVKGKSDIVLTKRSKQKIMQDNADLLRQKVGEQYLITQREIEAKKAAEDEKIRTAKGRNDLDIIERRERERKEQAERIKQMRIEQQKNYMREKELKKKKSQEELDKEAMEQARNKAVSMSFKQQRVQSARRKMQQQREMLDEQLKDQADVILTDKEMDRRLSHLNYTWAINDDKAFYTYANSLLKDARAKNRPTLSLKRAVDSYQRNNLIKCRDVDNRDFLYSKVPIGLTHEDRDPIPQPEDLIENLKLDELKDLNPYKKEK